In Ornithodoros turicata isolate Travis chromosome 1, ASM3712646v1, whole genome shotgun sequence, the DNA window tttgttgttgttgttattgttgtgtGAAGGCAACGGAAAGAATTCGGGTAAACTGGAAGGCGGTGTTAAGGAAACACCCAAAAGCAGCACAAGTCTTGTTACATGCATGATTCGTGGCAACAGCTTCCAATACTTCAGATACTGAATGAACGAAACAACAAAGGATAATGCAGGTAAGTCCACTTTATGCGTATACTGTAACCATACACATCGAGCCCAATTGCTTAGAAGCTGAAGAGGGACGGCAACTGTTCGCAGTTTGCAGCCGAAGTAGCTGTgcatgtgacgtcagagcccaAACTCTTCCTGAAAATGTTCAGAGTAGTCGCCTTTGCTCTTGCAAGATACTGAGGGCATTCTGTGCCAAGGTGGACGTCGACGCAGTTGTCCATATATTTCAGAGCACTAAACGAGAGCCAAGGACATATAAGTTTATCACAGGCACGAGTAACATTTATGACTAGTGCCCGGAAAGTAAAAACGGTGGAACTAGGCAAACATCGAGGCCCTCGAGAACAGCAAAATAGGGAATGAAATACAAAATTATGCACGTTAATctggtgctgcttgggacaaaagtttacggaacaccaggtCGTCggatttctccattggagcaaCACCCGAGCAGCAAACAGGATCGGACACATATAGCACAGCCGGTCAGCCGTTTGTTATTCGACCTTTTCCCGATATCTAGCTGGTGACAGCTCCGATGTCGAAATATGCCAGAGCACTGATCCGTAAACTTTAGTTCCAACctgtacacttttttttctctcttcctgtTCAGAGTActccgtataagggaaaaggaTACCGTACCGTGCAAGCTTTCACTTATTGTACACGGTTGCCGAAGCTGGCCTAGAAACACGCGATAGCGAATACTACGTACTTTTAATTCTCTGCCTTCGAAGACCTCGAAAGGCAAAGAATTAAAAGTACGTAGTATTCGCTATCGCGTGTTTCTAGGCCAGCAAAGAAAGGCCAAATCTTTTGATCAAATTTACACGAACCATTCCTTGCAAGCCAAGGTACTGAAGaagaaccaaaaaaaaaaaaacagaagaaaataagcaagaaagaaagagagaaacccACAGGACGCTCAAACACGC includes these proteins:
- the LOC135375274 gene encoding uncharacterized protein LOC135375274, whose translation is MKVVIASLMLLALLNHAACDCQEALSELGSCADNIQDWAPLKDMNFEAVRTHADKEKVACCALKYMDNCVDVHLGTECPQYLARAKATTLNIFRKSLGSDVTCTATSAANCEQLPSLFSF